A window from Corynebacterium urealyticum DSM 7109 encodes these proteins:
- a CDS encoding alanine/glycine:cation symporter family protein, with product MEKLTELVDGSINGVIWNIIPWLLIAAGIYFGLRTLFVQVRMLPTMLKAVAEKPPVARDERGNEIQDGERVGISAFKAFTISAASRVGTGNIAGVALAISIGGPGAVFWMWMIAIVGGATAFVESTLAQLWKSRDINGHYHGGPAFYMTRGLGWKPLAVIFAVALSFTYGFVYNAIQTNSIVDAVGVSLNSDSTTLKLIVAVAVASLTALVIFGGVTRIASVTQIIVPLMAVAYIIVGLIVVLMNLSEVPGMVGLIVGHALGIKQVAGAGIGMAFGIGMRRGLFSNEAGQGSAPNAAATATVSHPVKQGLVQTLGVYFDTLVVCTITAFVVLLGPAVTYGRDDIQGVSLTQTALADSVGSWGAHFITFILFFLAFSSVIGNVYLAQANIEYLSESKKVMTIFRLGVIAFVFFGAFGSLPLVWALGDTMAGTMAIINIIAIVPLGGIVFKLLKNFNDQRKKGLDPVFHRDMLPEAKNVEVWDGSDSATRRGWLERRSLREFT from the coding sequence ATGGAAAAACTTACTGAGCTCGTTGATGGCTCGATCAATGGTGTCATCTGGAACATCATCCCGTGGCTGTTGATCGCCGCGGGCATCTACTTCGGCTTGCGGACTCTCTTCGTCCAGGTCCGCATGCTGCCCACGATGCTGAAAGCAGTCGCGGAGAAGCCGCCGGTTGCCCGTGATGAGCGGGGCAATGAGATCCAGGACGGCGAGCGCGTCGGTATTTCGGCGTTCAAGGCTTTCACGATTTCTGCCGCCTCTCGCGTGGGAACCGGCAACATTGCCGGCGTGGCGCTGGCGATCTCTATCGGTGGGCCGGGCGCGGTCTTCTGGATGTGGATGATCGCCATCGTCGGCGGCGCGACCGCCTTCGTGGAGTCCACGCTGGCTCAGCTGTGGAAGTCCCGCGACATCAACGGCCACTACCACGGTGGCCCGGCCTTCTACATGACGCGCGGCCTGGGCTGGAAGCCGCTCGCCGTTATCTTCGCCGTGGCGCTCTCCTTCACCTATGGCTTCGTCTACAACGCGATTCAGACGAACTCCATCGTCGACGCGGTGGGAGTCTCCCTCAACAGCGATTCCACGACCCTCAAGCTGATCGTCGCGGTCGCCGTTGCCTCCCTCACCGCCCTGGTTATTTTCGGCGGCGTGACCCGCATCGCCAGCGTGACGCAGATCATCGTGCCGTTGATGGCCGTGGCCTACATCATCGTGGGTCTCATCGTCGTGCTTATGAACCTCAGCGAGGTGCCGGGCATGGTCGGGCTCATCGTGGGCCACGCACTCGGTATTAAGCAGGTCGCGGGCGCGGGCATCGGCATGGCCTTCGGCATCGGCATGCGTCGCGGCCTGTTCTCCAACGAGGCAGGCCAGGGCTCCGCGCCGAACGCGGCCGCGACCGCGACCGTCTCCCACCCTGTCAAGCAGGGCCTCGTCCAGACCCTCGGCGTATATTTCGACACCCTCGTTGTCTGTACCATCACCGCTTTCGTGGTGCTGCTGGGCCCCGCCGTGACCTACGGCCGCGACGACATCCAGGGCGTCTCCCTGACCCAGACCGCGCTCGCCGATTCGGTTGGCTCGTGGGGTGCGCACTTCATCACCTTCATCCTCTTCTTCCTGGCTTTCTCCTCGGTCATCGGCAACGTCTACCTGGCCCAGGCCAATATCGAGTACCTGTCCGAATCGAAGAAGGTCATGACGATCTTCCGCCTCGGCGTGATCGCTTTCGTCTTCTTCGGAGCCTTCGGCTCCCTGCCGCTGGTGTGGGCGCTGGGAGACACGATGGCCGGCACCATGGCGATCATCAACATCATCGCGATCGTCCCGCTGGGTGGCATCGTCTTCAAGCTGCTGAAGAACTTCAACGATCAGCGCAAGAAGGGTCTGGATCCGGTCTTCCACCGGGATATGCTGCCGGAGGCGAAGAACGTCGAGGTCTGGGACGGTTCCGACTCGGCGACCCGCCGCGGTTGGCTCGAGCGCCGCTCCCTGCGTGAGTTCACCTAA
- a CDS encoding acylphosphatase, whose translation MTEQPQVRLTAWCHGRVQGVGFRWWVAGQAKALGLTGSATNYPDGRVLVVAEGARHLAEELLDRLQPGALTNPQRPGQVTTVVELWGEPKGAVGFERR comes from the coding sequence GTGACTGAGCAACCACAGGTCCGCCTCACCGCCTGGTGCCACGGCCGGGTCCAGGGCGTGGGCTTTCGCTGGTGGGTCGCCGGCCAGGCCAAGGCCCTGGGGCTGACCGGCTCGGCCACGAATTACCCGGACGGTCGGGTGCTCGTTGTCGCGGAGGGGGCACGACACCTGGCCGAAGAGTTGCTTGACCGGCTCCAGCCCGGCGCGTTGACGAACCCGCAGCGCCCGGGGCAGGTCACCACGGTCGTCGAGTTGTGGGGCGAGCCCAAGGGCGCGGTCGGTTTCGAGCGCCGCTAA